In Sedimenticola thiotaurini, the following proteins share a genomic window:
- a CDS encoding LrgB family protein, with product MDADLAQIWVYLSTSPLLGLTVTLIAYLIGIRLYVLSGTNPLANPVAIAILFIIGYLYLSNTPFETYFDGAQFVHFLLGPATVAFAIPLVQQIEKLKAIWIPLAISVFIGVATGALSSVAVAWLLGASQETLLSLAPKSITTPIAMGVSEQLGGLPSLTAVLVISTGIVGAVMGTKLFELLHIRDDSVKGVAMGLNAHGIGTARAFQVSSEMGAFSGLGMALMAFAGPLLIPWLLSLFGF from the coding sequence ATGGATGCCGATCTGGCCCAGATCTGGGTATATCTCTCCACTTCGCCCCTGCTGGGACTGACGGTGACCCTGATCGCCTATCTGATCGGGATCAGGCTCTATGTACTGTCCGGTACCAATCCCCTGGCCAACCCGGTTGCCATTGCCATCCTGTTTATCATCGGCTACCTGTATCTGAGCAATACCCCGTTTGAAACCTATTTTGACGGCGCCCAGTTCGTCCACTTTCTGCTGGGGCCGGCAACCGTGGCGTTTGCCATTCCCCTGGTTCAGCAGATTGAGAAACTGAAGGCGATCTGGATACCCCTGGCCATCAGCGTGTTTATCGGCGTGGCCACCGGCGCGCTCTCATCGGTTGCTGTGGCCTGGCTCCTGGGGGCCAGCCAGGAGACCCTGCTGTCGTTGGCCCCCAAGTCCATTACCACACCGATTGCCATGGGAGTCTCCGAGCAGTTGGGCGGCCTGCCCTCATTGACCGCGGTGCTGGTGATATCCACCGGTATCGTGGGGGCGGTGATGGGTACCAAACTGTTTGAATTGCTGCATATCCGGGATGACAGCGTGAAAGGTGTCGCCATGGGACTGAACGCCCACGGTATCGGCACCGCCCGGGCGTTTCAGGTGTCGTCAGAGATGGGGGCGTTTTCCGGCCTGGGTATGGCGCTGATGGCGTTTGCCGGTCCCCTGCTGATCCCCTGGCTGCTGTCGCTGTTCGGTTTTTAA
- a CDS encoding ATP-binding cassette domain-containing protein: MAAPALSFNSICKRFQSTAGPVDALDEISFTIQPGRVTGLIGPDGAGKTTTMRLAAGLLLPDAGSIRALGIDAIADPLAVQSSVGYMPQRFGLYEDLSVQENLDLYADLQGMPKASRPARYAELMRMTGLGPFTRRLAGHLSGGMKQKLGLACTLLSSPRLLLLDEPTVGVDPVSRRELWQIVYRQVQEVGMSVLLSTAYLDEAERCDEVILLHQGKLLGQDEPARFSQAVAGRTFQVSAQGLTQRQLQERLSRAPGVLDALIEGEAVRLVMETAHTPRPESVLPGQPAVQITPVKPRFEDAFVARLKSRPQNPDEVFSLELNIHGSTGDEVIRVDRLQRRFGDFIAVNNVSFSVRRGEIFGLLGANGAGKSTTFRMLCGLLPASSGELAVAGHDLQEMAASARARIGYMAQKFSLYSNLSVSQNLRFFSSAYGLRGRQQRARIEWALTTFELTGYRNSNADDLPLGYKQRLSFAAALMHEPEILFLDEPTSGVDPLARREFWARTNTLAEAGVTVLVTTHFMEEANYCDRLVIMADGEVLAEGTPLEMKSHARSPENPDPSMEDAFIQLIEQRQAKTAEAPR; the protein is encoded by the coding sequence GTGGCCGCCCCGGCGCTCAGCTTCAACTCCATCTGCAAACGCTTTCAGTCCACGGCCGGACCGGTGGATGCCCTGGATGAAATCAGTTTCACGATCCAGCCGGGCCGGGTCACCGGCCTGATCGGTCCGGACGGGGCGGGCAAAACCACTACCATGCGGCTGGCCGCCGGTCTGCTGCTGCCGGATGCCGGATCGATCCGGGCGCTCGGCATTGACGCCATCGCCGATCCCCTGGCGGTACAATCCAGCGTCGGCTATATGCCCCAGCGCTTCGGTCTCTATGAAGATTTGAGCGTACAGGAGAATCTCGATCTCTACGCCGACCTGCAGGGCATGCCGAAAGCCAGCCGGCCAGCCCGTTACGCGGAACTGATGCGCATGACCGGCCTGGGCCCGTTCACCCGGCGGCTGGCGGGGCACCTGTCCGGTGGCATGAAACAGAAACTGGGGCTCGCCTGTACCCTGCTGAGCTCACCCCGCCTGCTGTTGCTGGATGAACCCACGGTGGGGGTGGATCCGGTTTCACGGCGCGAATTGTGGCAGATCGTCTACCGCCAGGTGCAGGAAGTGGGTATGAGTGTGTTGCTCAGCACCGCCTACCTGGACGAAGCGGAGCGCTGCGATGAGGTGATCCTGCTGCACCAGGGCAAACTGCTGGGCCAGGATGAACCGGCCCGGTTCAGCCAGGCAGTGGCGGGACGGACCTTTCAGGTCAGTGCCCAGGGTCTGACTCAGCGCCAGTTGCAGGAGCGGCTGAGCCGGGCACCCGGCGTGCTGGACGCCCTGATTGAAGGGGAAGCGGTGCGCCTGGTGATGGAAACAGCACACACACCGAGGCCGGAAAGCGTGCTGCCGGGGCAGCCGGCCGTGCAGATCACCCCGGTCAAACCCCGCTTTGAGGATGCCTTTGTGGCCCGTCTCAAGAGCCGCCCCCAGAATCCGGATGAGGTGTTTTCCCTGGAGCTGAATATCCACGGGTCGACGGGTGACGAGGTTATCCGGGTCGATCGACTGCAGCGCCGTTTCGGAGATTTCATCGCGGTAAACAATGTCAGCTTCAGCGTACGCCGGGGTGAGATCTTCGGCCTGCTGGGGGCCAATGGGGCCGGCAAATCCACCACTTTCCGCATGCTCTGCGGCCTGCTGCCCGCCAGCAGCGGCGAACTGGCGGTGGCCGGCCACGACCTGCAGGAGATGGCGGCATCGGCCCGCGCCCGTATCGGTTACATGGCGCAGAAGTTTTCCCTCTACTCCAACCTGTCGGTCAGCCAGAACCTGCGTTTTTTCTCCAGCGCCTACGGTCTGCGGGGCAGACAGCAGCGGGCGCGCATCGAGTGGGCCCTGACCACTTTCGAGCTGACCGGCTACCGGAACAGCAATGCCGATGATCTGCCCCTGGGTTATAAACAGCGTCTCTCCTTCGCCGCGGCGCTGATGCATGAACCGGAGATTCTGTTCCTGGACGAGCCCACCTCCGGTGTCGATCCCCTGGCACGACGGGAGTTCTGGGCCCGCACCAACACCCTGGCGGAAGCGGGGGTCACGGTGCTGGTCACCACCCATTTCATGGAGGAGGCGAACTATTGCGACCGGCTGGTGATCATGGCCGACGGTGAGGTGCTGGCGGAGGGCACGCCGCTGGAGATGAAGAGCCATGCACGGAGCCCGGAAAATCCCGACCCGAGCATGGAGGACGCCTTCATTCAGCTGATCGAGCAGCGCCAGGCGAAGACGGCGGAGGCACCCCGATGA
- a CDS encoding CidA/LrgA family protein: MNFINGMAVLLFYQLLGTVVGMLLGLSIPGPVLGMIFLFLSLLLMGRVPEFLRFTSSNLLAHLSLLFIPAGVGVITHLQRIGSEWVAIVTTLFVSTVVSMAVTALVMQKVIQLLQKGDG; this comes from the coding sequence TTGAATTTTATTAACGGTATGGCCGTGCTGCTGTTCTATCAGTTGCTCGGTACGGTTGTCGGTATGCTCCTGGGTCTGAGCATACCCGGCCCGGTGCTGGGTATGATCTTTCTGTTTCTCTCCCTGTTGCTGATGGGGCGTGTACCGGAGTTCCTCCGTTTTACCTCGAGTAATCTGCTGGCCCATCTGTCGTTGCTGTTTATTCCCGCCGGGGTGGGGGTCATTACCCACCTGCAGCGCATCGGCAGTGAATGGGTGGCGATTGTGACCACCCTGTTTGTGAGCACCGTGGTCAGCATGGCTGTCACCGCGTTGGTGATGCAGAAGGTTATACAGCTGCTGCAGAAAGGAGACGGGTGA
- a CDS encoding ABC transporter permease, with the protein MRAGVGMRLWGMIRKESLQILRDPSSISIAFVMPVVLLFLFGYGVSLDAKLIPVGIVIEQPDTASQSLAGAFDRSEFFNPRRFDTIQAAEQALNQRLIDGIVWLRNDFSSRLLSGDEAPIGVIINGVDSNQANITQGYIQGTWLAWLDHYAESRGQALPMPVSLEQRVWFNAALSSRWFLVPGLIAITMTLIGSLLTAMVVAREWERGTMEALMVTPLHRIEVLAGKLIPYFVLGMGGMLFSVALAVWQFDVPLRGSFWLLMVSSALFMLVALAIGLLISIVAKNQFVAGQMAIIITFLPAFILSGFLFDINSMPGWVQFITHLVPARYFVAILQTLFLAGDVWPVVLGNMGALLIMLLLFFTLVWRKFHKRLE; encoded by the coding sequence ATGAGGGCAGGCGTCGGCATGCGTCTGTGGGGCATGATCCGCAAGGAGAGCCTGCAGATTCTGCGTGATCCGTCCAGCATCTCCATCGCCTTCGTGATGCCGGTGGTGCTGCTGTTCCTGTTCGGTTACGGGGTCTCCCTGGATGCCAAACTGATCCCGGTCGGCATCGTGATTGAGCAGCCGGATACCGCCAGCCAGTCACTGGCGGGTGCCTTCGACCGTTCCGAGTTTTTCAATCCCCGGCGCTTCGACACCATCCAGGCGGCGGAACAGGCACTCAACCAGCGCCTGATCGACGGCATCGTCTGGCTGCGCAACGATTTTTCCAGCCGCCTGCTATCCGGTGACGAGGCCCCCATCGGGGTCATTATCAACGGTGTGGACTCCAACCAGGCCAATATCACCCAGGGTTACATCCAGGGAACCTGGCTGGCCTGGCTGGACCACTACGCGGAGAGTCGCGGCCAAGCCCTGCCCATGCCGGTGAGCCTGGAACAGCGGGTCTGGTTCAACGCCGCCCTCTCCAGCCGCTGGTTCCTGGTGCCGGGACTGATCGCCATCACCATGACCCTGATCGGCTCCCTGCTCACCGCCATGGTGGTGGCACGGGAGTGGGAACGGGGCACCATGGAGGCGTTGATGGTGACGCCGCTGCACCGGATCGAAGTACTGGCGGGCAAGCTGATCCCCTACTTTGTGCTGGGCATGGGTGGCATGCTGTTCAGTGTCGCCCTGGCGGTGTGGCAGTTCGATGTGCCGCTGCGCGGCTCTTTCTGGCTGTTGATGGTGAGTTCGGCCCTGTTCATGCTGGTGGCACTGGCCATCGGCCTGCTCATCTCCATCGTGGCCAAAAACCAGTTTGTGGCGGGGCAGATGGCCATCATCATCACCTTTCTGCCGGCCTTCATCCTGTCCGGCTTCCTGTTCGACATCAACTCCATGCCCGGCTGGGTGCAGTTCATCACCCACCTGGTACCGGCGCGCTATTTCGTCGCCATCCTACAGACCCTGTTTCTGGCCGGCGATGTCTGGCCGGTGGTGCTGGGCAACATGGGGGCGCTGTTGATCATGCTGCTGCTGTTTTTCACCCTGGTGTGGCGCAAGTTCCACAAGCGCCTGGAGTAG
- a CDS encoding efflux RND transporter periplasmic adaptor subunit, with protein MQKKKVVIPLLLMLLSAGVAGFWWQSDQQEIDSTTLQLYGNVDIREAQLAFNGSDHIAEILVQEGDRVTRGQLLGRLQTELLEAQLAEAEATLTAQEQVVAKLEAGSRPEEIRKGQAELNAALARAKSTRSSYQRIARLLDKELVSPEDVENAQSLAEAAAAQVEVARETLALLKAGPRKEEIAVARAELAARQAGLALVRQRLNNANLYAPSDGIIRNRILEPGDMASPQTPVLTLAYIDPVWVRAYLPEPALGKVPLGVKATIHTDSYPDKSYSGWIGYISPSAEFTPKSVQTPELRTRLVYSVKIHVCNPQGELRLGMPVSVTIPLGQKPSDTTVNQCGE; from the coding sequence ATGCAGAAGAAAAAAGTCGTTATCCCGTTGCTGCTCATGCTGCTGTCGGCCGGCGTGGCCGGATTCTGGTGGCAAAGCGACCAACAGGAGATCGACAGTACGACACTGCAGCTGTACGGCAACGTGGATATCCGGGAAGCGCAACTGGCCTTCAACGGCAGTGACCATATCGCCGAGATCCTGGTCCAGGAGGGGGACCGGGTGACCCGGGGACAACTGCTGGGACGTCTGCAAACCGAACTGCTGGAAGCCCAGCTGGCCGAAGCCGAGGCGACCCTGACCGCGCAGGAGCAGGTGGTGGCCAAGCTGGAAGCGGGCAGCCGACCGGAAGAGATCCGCAAGGGACAGGCGGAACTGAACGCCGCCCTGGCCAGGGCCAAGTCCACCAGAAGCAGTTACCAGCGCATCGCACGCCTGCTGGACAAGGAGCTGGTCTCCCCCGAGGATGTGGAGAACGCCCAGTCCCTGGCTGAAGCGGCCGCGGCCCAGGTTGAGGTGGCCCGGGAAACCCTGGCCTTGCTGAAGGCGGGTCCGCGCAAGGAGGAGATCGCCGTCGCCCGGGCTGAACTGGCCGCACGCCAGGCCGGACTGGCCCTGGTCAGGCAGCGTCTGAACAACGCCAACCTCTACGCGCCCAGCGACGGCATCATACGCAACCGTATCCTGGAGCCCGGCGACATGGCCAGCCCCCAGACCCCGGTACTGACCCTGGCCTATATCGATCCGGTCTGGGTACGGGCCTACCTGCCGGAACCGGCGCTGGGCAAGGTGCCCCTGGGGGTCAAGGCAACCATCCACACCGACAGTTATCCAGATAAAAGCTACAGCGGCTGGATCGGTTACATCTCCCCCAGCGCCGAGTTCACACCGAAGAGTGTACAGACCCCGGAGCTGCGTACCCGGTTGGTCTACTCGGTGAAAATCCATGTCTGCAACCCCCAGGGTGAGCTGCGCCTGGGGATGCCGGTGAGCGTCACCATACCGCTTGGTCAGAAACCGTCCGATACCACCGTCAACCAGTGCGGAGAGTAG
- a CDS encoding ABC transporter permease, with translation MYFRVIIALAIKEFLALLRDKRSRFVIIGPPIIQLMVFGFAATYDLNNVPVAIYNEDHGGAARELVSRIEGSPHFQVVAHVERDSEVAPLIDNREVLLVLHIGQRFSAELLQGDGALLQAILDGRNSNTAMVAMNYLRSILLEYNSDWLESQGSQGPQVTLQTRAWYNENLQSRWFIVPGIVGLLTLVVTLLVTALSVAREREAGTFDQLLVTPLRPLDILIGKAIPGIVIGLLEASLIIALMVLLFEIPLRGSLGALYLGIGLFLLSAVGVGLMISAIAVTQQQAVLGAFLFLVPAVILSGFSTPIANMPEPIQWLTYLDPLRYFLVIVRSVTLEGNGYDLLVHQYWPMAIIGLVTLAMAGWLFRHRLY, from the coding sequence ATGTATTTCAGAGTGATCATCGCCCTGGCTATCAAGGAGTTTCTGGCCCTGCTGCGGGACAAGCGCAGCCGCTTCGTGATCATCGGCCCGCCCATTATTCAGCTAATGGTGTTCGGTTTTGCCGCCACCTATGACCTGAACAATGTGCCGGTGGCGATCTATAACGAAGATCACGGCGGCGCGGCACGGGAGCTGGTCAGCCGCATCGAGGGCTCGCCCCATTTTCAGGTGGTCGCCCATGTTGAACGGGACAGTGAAGTGGCCCCATTGATCGACAACCGGGAGGTGCTGCTGGTGCTGCACATCGGCCAGCGCTTCAGCGCCGAACTGCTGCAGGGTGACGGCGCACTGTTGCAGGCGATACTGGATGGCCGCAACTCCAACACCGCCATGGTGGCTATGAACTACCTGCGCAGCATACTGCTGGAGTACAACAGCGACTGGTTGGAATCCCAGGGCAGCCAGGGTCCCCAGGTCACCCTGCAGACCCGTGCCTGGTACAACGAGAACCTGCAATCCCGCTGGTTTATCGTGCCCGGCATCGTGGGTCTGCTGACCCTGGTGGTGACCCTGCTGGTGACCGCCCTGTCGGTGGCCCGGGAACGGGAGGCGGGCACTTTTGACCAGCTGCTGGTGACGCCCCTGCGGCCACTGGATATTCTGATCGGCAAGGCCATTCCCGGCATCGTGATCGGCCTGCTGGAGGCGAGCCTGATTATCGCCCTGATGGTGCTGCTGTTCGAAATCCCCCTGCGCGGCAGCCTGGGGGCGCTCTACCTGGGCATCGGGCTGTTCCTGCTCTCCGCCGTGGGTGTGGGACTGATGATCTCCGCCATCGCCGTGACCCAGCAGCAGGCGGTACTGGGGGCCTTTCTGTTCCTGGTGCCGGCGGTGATCCTGTCCGGCTTCTCCACCCCGATTGCCAATATGCCGGAGCCGATCCAGTGGCTCACCTATCTCGATCCGCTACGCTATTTCCTGGTGATCGTGCGCAGCGTCACCCTGGAGGGCAACGGCTATGATCTGCTGGTTCATCAATACTGGCCGATGGCCATTATCGGCCTGGTGACCCTGGCGATGGCCGGTTGGCTTTTCCGCCACCGCCTGTATTGA